The Hyperolius riggenbachi isolate aHypRig1 chromosome 3, aHypRig1.pri, whole genome shotgun sequence genome window below encodes:
- the LOC137561985 gene encoding olfactory receptor 10A3-like, which produces MCEVNQTQITHVRLLGFRGLYEFKILLFIVFLLTYIVILSANSLIIILVTTSDQLKIPMFFFLKHLAVYDVLLTTTVVPLILDVIVKGEGKVSLVCCIIQLYCLCIITYLQCFLIAAMSYDRYLAICHPLRYSSFMNSQIFLQLVIGFWVLVILLETSEIIVMLQLSFCGLNSVDHFFCDYPVVALSTSDITVLVLHDFIVTIVTELFPFIFIILTYICILVAILKISSSSGRKKAFSTCSSHLSTVCTFYGSLIIIYMAPSEGGSTSTNKYRTLLYIVVSPLMNPIIYSLRNHEIKKAMKRFVATFRTVDWK; this is translated from the coding sequence ATGTGTGAAGTCAATCAGACCCAGATCACACACGTCAGACTACTTGGATTTCGAGGTCTTTACGAGTTTAAAATTCTCTTGTTCATCGTCTTCCTTCTAacatatatagtaatactaaGTGCAAATAGTCTAATCATCATTTTAGTGACCACTTCCGATCAGCTCAAAATTCCTATGTTCTTCTTTCTCAAGCATTTGGCAGTATACGATGTCCTCCTTACCACCACTGTTGTGCCACTGATATTAGACGTCATTGTCAAAGGGGAAGGAAAAGTTTCACTGGTCTGCTGCATTATCCAGCTATACTGTCTTTGCATTATCACTTACTTGCAATGTTTCCTGATTGCTGCCATGTCCTATGATCGTTATTTAGCTATCTGCCATCCTTTAAGATATTCCTCATTTATGAACTCTCAGATCTTCCTTCAGCTGGTCATTGGATTCTGGGTATTGGTAATACTTCTAGAGACAAGTGAAATTATTGTGATGTTGCAACTTAGTTTTTGTGGTTTGAACTCTGTAGATCACTTTTTTTGTGATTACCCAGTTGTTGCATTGTCAACATCAGACATTACTGTTTTGGTGTTGCATGACTTCATTGTCACAATTGTCACAGAACTTTTTCCCTTCATATTTATAATTCTAACATACATCTGCATCTTGGTGGCCATCCTAAAAATATCATCATCTTCTGGGCGAAAAAAAGCCTTCTCCACCTGCAGTTCCCACCTGTCTACAGTTTGTACTTTTTATGGGTCGTTAATCATAATCTATATGGCTCCATCAGAAGGCGGTTCAACCAGTACCAACAAGTACCGGACTCTTTTGTACATTGTGGTGTCTCCATTGATGAATCCAATCATATATAGCCTGAGAAATCATGAGATCAAGAAGGCCATGAAAAGGTTTGTTGCCACTTTTAGAACTGTGGACTGGAAATAA